The following are encoded together in the Bos taurus isolate L1 Dominette 01449 registration number 42190680 breed Hereford chromosome 12, ARS-UCD2.0, whole genome shotgun sequence genome:
- the LOC101906511 gene encoding serine/threonine-protein kinase 24-like, producing MAHSPVQLGLPGMQDTKLWIIMEYLGGGSALDLLEPGPLDETQIATILREILKGLDYLHSEKKIHRDIKAANVLLSEHGEVKLADFGVAGQLTDTQIKRNTFVGTPFWMAPEVIKLSAYDSKADIWSLGITAIELAKGEPPHSELHPMKVLFLIPKNNPSTLEGNYSKPLKEFVEACLNKEPSFRPTAKELLKHKFIIRNAKNTSYLTELIDRYKRWKAEQSHEDSSSEDSDTETDTDGQASGGSNSGDWIFTIREKDPKSLENGALQPSDLERNKMKDIPKRPFSQCLSTIISPLFAELKEKSQACGGNLGSIEELRRAIYLAEEACPGISDTMVAQLVQRLQRYSLSGGGTSSH from the coding sequence ATGGCTCACTCCCCGGTGCAGTTGGGCCTGCCCGGCATGCAGGACACTAAATTGTGGATAATAATGGAATATCTTGGCGGGGGCTCTGCACTGGACCTCTTAGAACCTGGCCCTTTAGATGAAACCCAGATTGCTACTATATTAAGAGAAATACTGAAAGGACTTGATTATTTGCATTCGGAGAAGAAAATTCACAGAGATATTAAAGCTGCCAACGTCCTGCTCTCTGAACACGGGGAGGTGAAGCTGGCGGACTTTGGAGTGGCGGGCCAGCTGACAGACACCCAGATAAAGAGAAACACCTTTGTGGGCACCCCTTTCTGGATGGCGCCTGAAGTCATCAAGCTGTCAGCCTACGACTCAAAGGCGGACATCTGGTCCCTGGGCATCACGGCCATCGAGCTTGCCAAGGGGGAGCCGCCGCATTCCGAGCTGCATCCCATGAAGGTCCTGTTCCTTATCCCAAAGAACAACCCCTCGACGCTGGAAGGGAACTACAGCAAACCCCTCAAGGAGTTCGTGGAGGCCTGTTTGAACAAGGAGCCGAGCTTTAGACCCACCGCTAAGGAGTTACTGAAGCACAAGTTCATAATCCGCAACGCAAAGAACACATCCTACTTGACCGAGCTCATCGACAGGTACAAGAGGTGGAAGGCCGAGCAGAGCCACGAAGACTCCAGCTCGGAAGACTCCGACACGGAGACGGACACAGACGGCCAGGCTTCCGGAGGCAGCAACTCGGGGGACTGGATCTTCACGATCCGGGAGAAGGATCCAAAGAGTCTGGAGAACGGAGCTCTCCAGCCGTCGGATCTGGAAAGAAACAAGATGAAAGACATCCCAAAGAGGCCTTTCTCCCAGTGTTTATCTACAATTATTTCTCCGCTCTTTGCAGAGCTGAAGGAGAAGAGCCAGGCGTGTGGAGGAAACCTGGGCTCCATCGAGGAGCTGCGCAGGGCCATCTACCTGGCGGAGGAGGCCTGCCCCGGCATCTCTGACACCATGGTAGCCCAGCTGGTGCAGCGGCTGCAGAGATATTCTCTAAGTGGTGGAGGAACTTCATCCCATTGA